The Eubacteriaceae bacterium Marseille-Q4139 genome has a window encoding:
- a CDS encoding glycosyltransferase family 2 protein, with protein sequence MPLLSIILPVFNGEQTIAIAIRSVLEQTLDDWELIIINDGSSDKTRDICKAFLEQSPRIFYYAQKNKGLSAARNAGIEKARGEYLAFLDADDWVEPEYYQGMLLSLEKQSVDLVLAGYTREFWRNGKKPKKVRLELPYCRSEIEEFFFDKEIPAFSYDLFIHVWNKLYKTHIINEHKIMFCENTFFAEDVPFNVAYLNHCRVFCTCPSMGYHYICRGKNTLTAEWRNDLIERNNQVYRDISQFVKTIAPHAEPILLGDMYLRGCFLNIEKAISAEMPYAQTTRIINEILNENEVNEVLSLASPRRASSLEFSLYRFFMNIGNTKLILGAVHARRWIKRVMGRI encoded by the coding sequence ATGCCTCTTCTTTCTATTATTTTACCTGTTTTTAACGGAGAGCAAACCATTGCAATAGCAATCAGAAGTGTTTTAGAGCAAACATTGGATGACTGGGAATTGATAATAATCAATGACGGATCATCTGATAAAACACGGGATATATGCAAGGCATTTTTAGAGCAATCGCCGCGGATATTTTATTACGCGCAGAAAAACAAAGGACTGAGTGCGGCGAGAAATGCAGGTATAGAAAAGGCTCGGGGTGAGTATTTAGCCTTTTTGGACGCAGATGATTGGGTAGAGCCCGAGTACTATCAAGGTATGCTTTTGTCCCTGGAAAAACAGTCCGTAGACTTGGTTTTAGCAGGATATACCAGAGAATTCTGGCGAAATGGAAAAAAGCCAAAAAAAGTAAGACTGGAATTACCATATTGCAGGAGTGAGATTGAGGAGTTTTTCTTTGATAAGGAAATTCCTGCTTTTTCCTATGATTTATTTATACACGTGTGGAATAAACTGTATAAAACCCACATAATCAATGAGCACAAAATAATGTTTTGTGAAAATACTTTTTTTGCTGAAGATGTTCCGTTTAATGTTGCCTATTTGAATCACTGCAGAGTATTTTGCACTTGTCCTAGTATGGGTTACCACTATATATGCAGGGGAAAAAATACTCTGACTGCTGAATGGAGAAACGATCTAATTGAAAGAAATAACCAGGTATATCGGGACATAAGCCAATTTGTTAAAACAATTGCTCCACATGCAGAACCAATTCTACTTGGAGATATGTATCTGCGAGGATGCTTTTTAAATATCGAGAAAGCCATATCTGCTGAGATGCCTTATGCACAAACTACAAGGATAATAAATGAAATATTAAATGAAAATGAGGTAAATGAGGTATTAAGTCTGGCATCGCCTCGAAGGGCTAGTTCCTTAGAATTTTCTTTATATCGTTTTTTTATGAATATAGGTAATACAAAATTGATTCTGGGAGCTGTTCACGCTCGCAGATGGATAAAGCGAGTGATGGGGCGAATATGA
- a CDS encoding ABC transporter permease — translation MKHLIKIITIIYQDRKLLFDLAQNDFKAKFASSLLGTIWAFVQPMFTIVVFWFVFQMGFKSTPVDNMPYILWFVPAFVPWLFFSDIMNFSAYCMQEYNYLVKKVRFDVEILPVVKVVSALFVHIFFVGFIVVMYLVYGEALSLYCLQAVYYSAALLFLGVGISFLISSVTVLFKDFIQVVSILLQVGFWAIPIFWNPDNMEPWVVTVLKLNPMYYIVSGYRESFIYHIGFWEHPVYTTYFWGVAVTVFAAGGLLFSRLRPHFADEL, via the coding sequence ATGAAACACTTAATAAAAATCATTACTATAATTTATCAGGATCGTAAACTGTTATTTGATCTGGCCCAAAATGATTTTAAAGCCAAATTTGCAAGTTCTCTACTGGGAACGATATGGGCATTTGTTCAACCGATGTTTACGATTGTTGTTTTCTGGTTTGTATTTCAGATGGGTTTTAAATCAACGCCGGTGGATAATATGCCGTATATTCTTTGGTTTGTTCCGGCATTTGTGCCCTGGCTCTTTTTCTCAGATATAATGAATTTTAGTGCATACTGCATGCAAGAATATAATTATCTGGTAAAAAAAGTCCGTTTTGATGTGGAGATTCTGCCAGTCGTTAAAGTTGTTTCGGCATTATTCGTGCACATTTTTTTTGTTGGATTTATTGTTGTTATGTATCTGGTGTATGGTGAAGCTCTATCTCTTTACTGCTTGCAGGCCGTTTATTATTCGGCGGCCTTGCTATTTCTGGGAGTCGGGATTTCTTTTTTAATTTCGTCTGTTACCGTTCTTTTTAAGGATTTTATACAGGTGGTTTCAATTCTTTTGCAAGTTGGTTTCTGGGCGATCCCAATTTTCTGGAATCCGGACAATATGGAGCCATGGGTAGTTACTGTGCTCAAATTGAACCCCATGTACTATATTGTGTCAGGATATAGAGAGAGCTTTATTTATCATATTGGGTTTTGGGAGCATCCTGTTTATACCACATACTTTTGGGGAGTAGCTGTTACTGTTTTTGCAGCGGGTGGCCTTTTGTTTTCAAGGCTTCGGCCGCATTTTGCAGATGAGTTGTAG
- a CDS encoding ABC transporter ATP-binding protein, translating to MNVIEVNELSKTYPLYKNRKDKVREILSLDGKSYHTNFCALQNISFSVEKGECVGIIGVNGSGKSTLLKIITGVIAPSSGKINIQGKISALLELGAGFNPEYTGMENIYLNSMLMGYSREETDKKLQSILDFADIGDFIYQPVKTYSSGMFVRLAFSIAINVEPDILIVDEALSVGDIFFQQKCYKKIRELAGRSTVLIVSHDLNAITKFCRRIIVMHQGNLIFNGEPQEALTRYFQVKQGEIKHNDNVLRQGLADFENYKIPQLKQYSGNMDVIIRKFYYEVDGIPFGEACQKNSLFQISMLIDAKREVENLIIGYQVRDKYGNEVFGQTSLTSHVEQFVLHRGSSVITFEFSWPEIREGDYFITLGIGDGIEVLNQVEECWINHAIHISASVNGKTIFGVFNQEMENLNITAME from the coding sequence ATGAATGTGATAGAGGTTAATGAACTCAGCAAAACATATCCTCTTTATAAAAATAGAAAGGATAAGGTGCGGGAGATTCTCTCTTTAGATGGGAAATCTTACCATACAAATTTTTGTGCATTGCAGAATATATCCTTTTCTGTGGAAAAAGGGGAGTGCGTTGGTATTATTGGCGTAAATGGCTCTGGCAAATCAACGCTTTTAAAAATTATTACAGGTGTAATTGCGCCTTCGTCCGGAAAAATAAATATTCAGGGAAAGATATCGGCCCTTTTGGAACTTGGAGCAGGATTTAATCCAGAGTACACAGGCATGGAGAATATTTATCTGAATTCCATGTTGATGGGATACTCCAGAGAAGAAACCGATAAAAAGTTACAGTCTATCTTAGACTTTGCAGATATTGGGGATTTTATTTATCAGCCAGTAAAGACCTACTCGTCAGGGATGTTTGTACGGCTTGCTTTTTCAATAGCTATTAATGTGGAACCGGATATTTTAATTGTGGATGAGGCGCTAAGTGTAGGCGATATTTTTTTTCAGCAAAAATGTTACAAAAAAATTCGTGAACTTGCTGGTAGATCAACCGTGTTGATTGTTTCACATGATCTGAATGCAATCACAAAGTTTTGCAGACGAATTATTGTGATGCATCAGGGAAATTTGATTTTTAATGGAGAGCCGCAGGAGGCACTTACCCGATATTTTCAGGTGAAACAGGGAGAAATAAAGCATAATGATAATGTTCTTCGTCAGGGATTGGCAGATTTTGAAAATTACAAAATACCACAGCTAAAACAATATAGCGGTAATATGGATGTAATTATTCGTAAATTTTATTATGAGGTAGATGGAATTCCTTTTGGAGAAGCGTGCCAGAAAAATTCCCTTTTTCAGATATCCATGCTGATTGATGCAAAACGAGAGGTGGAAAATTTAATTATTGGGTATCAGGTACGAGACAAGTACGGCAATGAAGTTTTTGGTCAGACAAGCCTGACTTCCCACGTGGAACAATTTGTGCTGCACAGAGGAAGCAGTGTAATAACATTCGAGTTTAGCTGGCCGGAAATCCGGGAGGGAGATTATTTCATTACTCTCGGAATTGGAGATGGAATAGAGGTATTGAATCAAGTAGAAGAATGTTGGATTAACCATGCAATCCATATCAGCGCTTCTGTTAATGGCAAAACAATTTTTGGAGTGTTTAATCAGGAAATGGAAAACCTAAATATTACAGCGATGGAGTGA
- a CDS encoding class I SAM-dependent methyltransferase, translating into MKWNYYSPEFECDKINVDLLRYSPWSGHRNFIYDLMANWKPHTVVELGSYYGCSAFAIAQAIKDFQLLSVFYGVDTWRGDDFTQTDYQQDVYHDFCKVKDACYSDKYVKMLRMTFDEAVSHFRDETIDLLHIDGSHHYEDVQHDFVTWKNKVKKDGIILFHDISPDKIDGQTMGSCQFWRELTEENPYHLQFDFSMGLGILFLCEETYEEFKNSYVPVHYQALNNTYDVELKDEMRKAHFKLLDADFYISSLKEQIEIKDTHLRRYEKSTQEKDLYISRLENAVEQVREDYQRTIDGKNAYILKLESERESIKNVYEDTVSQKDAYIKELESLRESVKKDYQKTIEEKDSYILSLESERENIKNAYEDTISQKDAYIKKLEGDEKDLQEMYHSALLENEKQVAQMEEEVQAYRRSYEEIIRSRDDNIKKMKEEMETSCQNYEKRILASEQETKRLETEVLGLCEAVNELQIKYQKTMEYKLSRLLKGKEK; encoded by the coding sequence ATGAAATGGAATTATTATAGCCCAGAGTTTGAATGCGATAAGATTAATGTAGACCTTCTTCGATACTCCCCGTGGTCAGGGCACAGAAATTTTATCTATGACTTAATGGCAAACTGGAAGCCGCATACGGTAGTAGAATTGGGAAGCTATTATGGTTGTTCTGCCTTTGCAATCGCTCAGGCCATTAAAGATTTCCAGCTACTATCTGTTTTTTATGGAGTGGATACCTGGCGGGGAGACGATTTTACGCAGACAGATTATCAGCAGGACGTGTATCATGATTTCTGCAAAGTTAAAGATGCCTGTTATTCAGACAAATATGTAAAGATGTTAAGAATGACCTTTGATGAGGCAGTATCACATTTTAGAGACGAAACCATAGATCTTCTCCATATTGATGGATCTCACCATTATGAAGATGTTCAACATGATTTTGTAACTTGGAAAAATAAGGTGAAAAAAGATGGGATAATTTTGTTCCATGACATTAGCCCGGATAAGATTGATGGCCAGACGATGGGCTCCTGTCAATTTTGGAGAGAATTAACAGAGGAAAATCCTTATCATCTTCAATTTGATTTTAGCATGGGGCTGGGGATTCTATTTTTATGTGAGGAAACTTATGAAGAATTTAAGAATAGCTATGTACCGGTCCACTATCAGGCCTTAAACAATACTTATGATGTTGAACTGAAAGATGAGATGAGAAAGGCTCATTTTAAACTTTTGGATGCTGACTTTTATATCTCCAGTTTAAAAGAGCAGATAGAAATTAAAGATACGCATTTAAGGCGATACGAAAAAAGTACCCAGGAGAAAGATTTATATATTTCAAGACTGGAAAATGCCGTAGAGCAGGTACGTGAGGATTATCAGCGGACAATAGATGGGAAAAACGCCTATATTTTGAAGCTTGAATCCGAAAGAGAATCTATAAAAAATGTCTATGAAGATACGGTGTCGCAAAAAGATGCTTATATAAAAGAGCTTGAATCTTTAAGAGAGAGCGTCAAGAAAGACTACCAAAAAACGATTGAGGAGAAAGATTCTTACATTTTGAGTTTGGAGTCAGAGCGAGAGAATATTAAAAATGCCTATGAAGATACGATTTCTCAGAAAGATGCTTATATAAAAAAGCTGGAAGGGGATGAAAAGGATCTTCAGGAGATGTATCATAGTGCGCTCCTGGAAAATGAAAAACAAGTAGCACAAATGGAAGAGGAAGTCCAGGCTTATCGAAGGAGCTACGAGGAAATCATCCGGAGCAGGGATGACAATATTAAAAAAATGAAAGAAGAGATGGAAACATCTTGCCAAAATTATGAGAAAAGAATTTTGGCAAGTGAACAAGAAACAAAACGGTTGGAAACAGAGGTGCTTGGACTCTGTGAAGCAGTGAATGAACTCCAGATTAAGTATCAAAAGACGATGGAATATAAATTAAGCAGACTTTTAAAGGGCAAAGAAAAATAG
- a CDS encoding HAD-IA family hydrolase yields MSILSLIIPVYNTERYLERCLDSILKQSYAQIEVIVVDDCSPGNTDEIIEKYKGKFFSLKYLKHEKNKGLFLARLTGYRHATGDFIAFLDSDDYVTRDFYRKLICKAEEEDADIVIGRTVIEKLDGSHWIYNFHDVSLRFPTICGHEAVRAKFWEQEGLCYSWHTIWNKIYRKNLWEEGIRYFEKINTHVIMTEDIAFSSVIFYFANRVASVDNDGYFYCENENASTNSSNIPIKKFSKNLQDIITVFDFVKDFLESQSADETIMAHYNNFRKYYAKMWKNHAQTTYSGADKGVAFELIEELQPGLREEVQYEDHFFNTQMTAWNGGLEYAKDLIADKRFDWISFDIFDTLVVRPLYRPEDVFAFLDPMFHELMKTGASFKKIRINGEKLAREKWGKIHPKAEDLVLDEIYRVIGEAYDIPEAVTQKMMNLEIKLEKEMLAVRGSGKELFDFSVALGKNIVLTSDMYLSKSTITEILEQFGYKGYKHLFLSSDIGLTKNTGSLFRHVLNSLKIKGEQLLHIGDTWSNDIERPQALGIQTFFLPKTKDAMENKIQGIQTNMCATIGDYACSDIVERKKYKNSMGYGALHALAANRYFDNPYRYFNGESDFNKDPYFIGYYPLGMHLLGFVRWLIEESQAYGYKKLYFTSRDGYLPMLAYNRLRRVYPDAPIAEYLYTSRKALMPYILANPYDFYDMPVEITNHSPQTLMSILTFCIRDGIEKEFSNILKENKINSAACFKNREQYKRFISLFLTYAYDPTKHKKAKELCSSYYACISEGAAAVDMGYSGRIQGAISEAAGRGIDVFFVHSDDKQYQMESRKHGFRIHTFYDFSPCMTGMIREHIFSSFEPSCVGFKRENGGITEPVFEMEAKSYQDKFIVQKIHDGALEFIDDFIRIFGAHYEELPLKPIEISYPYEGFLRYMKQEDLKIFDASFFEDTVYGAREKLKISDFLHQQLVNFDMTNDVEAVGVNVSSFSETLLERMRGKSRFLKFVVYLAADKENFKTRLWFELQNRPVIFKICRKVYRVFLK; encoded by the coding sequence ATGTCAATTCTTTCATTGATAATTCCTGTATATAATACGGAAAGGTATTTGGAGAGATGCTTGGATAGTATTTTAAAACAGAGCTATGCTCAGATTGAAGTAATAGTTGTAGATGATTGTTCGCCAGGGAATACGGATGAAATTATTGAAAAATATAAAGGTAAATTTTTTTCTTTAAAATATCTGAAACATGAGAAAAATAAAGGACTTTTTCTGGCGAGGCTGACGGGATATCGCCATGCAACTGGGGATTTTATTGCTTTTTTAGATAGTGATGATTATGTGACTAGAGATTTTTATAGAAAGTTGATATGTAAGGCGGAAGAGGAAGATGCCGATATTGTTATAGGCAGAACTGTAATAGAGAAGCTGGATGGTTCGCACTGGATATATAATTTTCATGATGTCAGCCTTCGCTTCCCTACGATTTGTGGCCATGAAGCAGTACGTGCAAAATTTTGGGAGCAGGAAGGCTTATGTTATTCCTGGCATACTATTTGGAATAAAATCTACCGAAAGAATTTATGGGAAGAGGGAATTCGCTATTTTGAAAAGATTAATACACATGTCATAATGACAGAGGATATTGCCTTCTCTTCTGTGATTTTCTATTTCGCTAATCGGGTTGCCTCTGTTGATAATGATGGCTACTTTTATTGTGAAAATGAGAACGCGTCAACGAATTCCTCGAATATACCGATTAAAAAATTCTCAAAGAATTTACAAGATATCATTACTGTCTTTGACTTTGTAAAAGATTTTCTGGAATCGCAGTCTGCAGATGAAACCATTATGGCACATTATAATAACTTTCGGAAGTATTATGCCAAAATGTGGAAAAATCATGCTCAAACAACTTATAGTGGAGCAGATAAAGGAGTTGCTTTTGAATTAATAGAAGAACTGCAGCCTGGACTAAGAGAAGAAGTACAGTATGAAGATCATTTTTTTAATACACAGATGACTGCATGGAACGGTGGCTTAGAATATGCTAAAGATTTGATAGCAGATAAAAGGTTTGACTGGATCAGCTTTGATATATTCGATACGCTAGTTGTGCGCCCGCTTTACAGACCGGAAGACGTATTTGCCTTTTTGGACCCTATGTTTCATGAGTTGATGAAAACAGGAGCTTCCTTTAAGAAAATACGAATTAACGGGGAGAAACTTGCAAGAGAAAAGTGGGGAAAGATACATCCCAAAGCAGAAGACCTGGTATTAGATGAGATTTACCGTGTGATTGGAGAAGCTTATGATATTCCGGAAGCCGTTACACAAAAAATGATGAATCTGGAAATTAAACTGGAGAAGGAAATGCTCGCAGTGAGAGGCTCTGGAAAAGAATTGTTTGATTTTTCGGTTGCGCTCGGGAAAAATATTGTTTTGACCTCAGATATGTATTTGAGCAAAAGTACGATCACTGAAATATTAGAGCAATTTGGTTATAAAGGCTACAAACATCTATTCCTCTCTTCAGACATAGGCTTGACCAAAAATACAGGCTCCCTCTTTCGCCATGTATTGAACAGCTTGAAGATTAAAGGGGAGCAGCTGCTCCATATTGGAGATACATGGAGCAATGATATTGAGAGGCCACAAGCGCTAGGAATCCAGACGTTTTTCCTTCCGAAAACAAAGGATGCAATGGAAAATAAGATCCAGGGAATACAGACAAATATGTGTGCTACTATTGGTGATTATGCCTGCTCTGATATTGTCGAACGAAAAAAATATAAGAATTCAATGGGATATGGGGCATTACATGCGTTAGCAGCGAATCGGTATTTTGATAATCCATATAGGTATTTTAATGGAGAGAGTGACTTCAATAAGGATCCTTACTTTATTGGTTATTATCCATTGGGAATGCATTTACTGGGCTTTGTCAGGTGGCTAATCGAGGAAAGCCAGGCATATGGATATAAAAAGTTGTATTTTACGTCTCGTGACGGATATCTTCCCATGCTGGCCTATAACCGTCTGCGGCGCGTGTACCCTGATGCACCAATTGCAGAATACTTATATACCTCTCGAAAGGCATTGATGCCTTATATTCTGGCAAATCCATATGATTTTTATGATATGCCAGTCGAGATTACTAACCACTCTCCACAAACATTGATGAGCATTCTAACATTCTGTATAAGGGATGGGATAGAGAAAGAATTTTCAAACATATTGAAGGAAAATAAAATAAATAGTGCTGCTTGTTTCAAAAACAGGGAACAATATAAGCGGTTTATTTCATTGTTTCTTACATATGCATACGACCCGACAAAACATAAAAAGGCGAAAGAACTCTGTTCGTCTTATTATGCATGCATATCGGAAGGAGCGGCGGCGGTGGATATGGGGTACAGCGGGCGTATCCAAGGTGCAATATCTGAAGCGGCGGGGCGGGGAATCGACGTGTTTTTCGTTCATTCAGATGATAAGCAATATCAGATGGAGAGCAGAAAACATGGGTTCAGAATCCATACATTCTATGATTTTAGCCCTTGTATGACAGGAATGATTAGAGAACATATTTTTTCATCTTTTGAACCATCCTGTGTTGGATTTAAACGAGAAAATGGAGGAATCACAGAGCCCGTATTTGAAATGGAGGCGAAATCCTATCAGGACAAATTTATTGTTCAGAAAATTCATGATGGGGCGCTGGAGTTTATAGATGATTTTATTCGCATATTTGGAGCTCATTATGAAGAACTGCCATTGAAACCCATAGAAATTTCATATCCATATGAAGGATTCTTACGCTACATGAAACAGGAAGATTTAAAAATTTTTGATGCTTCCTTTTTCGAGGATACAGTATATGGAGCCCGTGAAAAATTAAAAATTTCCGATTTCTTACATCAGCAGCTCGTGAACTTTGATATGACCAATGATGTGGAAGCGGTGGGCGTAAATGTAAGTTCATTTAGTGAGACTCTTTTAGAAAGGATGAGAGGAAAAAGCAGATTTTTAAAGTTTGTTGTCTATTTGGCAGCGGATAAAGAGAACTTTAAAACGCGTCTGTGGTTTGAGCTGCAAAACAGGCCGGTTATATTTAAGATATGCAGAAAAGTATATCGGGTGTTTTTGAAATAA